A window of the Archocentrus centrarchus isolate MPI-CPG fArcCen1 chromosome 17, fArcCen1, whole genome shotgun sequence genome harbors these coding sequences:
- the zmynd11 gene encoding zinc finger MYND domain-containing protein 11 isoform X3, with amino-acid sequence MNKEIMSRVVKKRQADPKVVQYVWEAIEVIRNQKQIANMDRISKYLSRVFGMHPKETARQLSLAVKDGLVVETLTVGCKGSKAGIEQEGYWLPGDEMDPKAEGSKDWETESHDWYCFECHLPGDVLTCDNCFRVYHLKCLSEEFKPRDGGSPWQCVVCRGSKKKNLNKQEMCKYLRFIVQRMKERAVDLNKKGKDTKHPMYRRLIHTALDVTNIQENLSEGKYKSFEEFKADAQLIVHNTAILYGVHSDQAEIARLLFSDTCHELNELLLCKNCFYLSNARPDNWFCYPCSPSHDLVWAKMKGFGYWPAKVLQREDNQVDVRFFGHQHQRAWIPSENIQDIKVSVQQLQVKRSNGWKKACEELEVYQRFLREGRFWKTKMEEGCPPHQQNQSQRQQQEEGSVRTDRLERTDEAESSISSTSNEQVRHLKGSQEPKAKKSRRSHLVEPKEEVSDPEPEMEAVSSSQEIPVSSAPQQPEKLSVSTQTKKASGGSPRTLHRGTQTNTDGACQNMCHEKYTKVFNDVKEMMKADNKRETERVVREALEKLRAEMEEEKRQAVNKAVAGAQAEMERKCKQVKEKCKEELVEEVKKLVAQHKQLISQTKKKQWCYNCEEEAMYHCCWNTSYCSIKCQQEHWHADHKRTCRRKR; translated from the exons ATGAATAAGGAAATCATGTCACGCGTGGTGAAGAAGAGGCAGGCGGACCCTAAGGTGGTCCAGTATGTCTGGGAGGCCATCGAGGTCATACGCAACCAGAAACAAATCGCAAACATGGACAGGATCTCAAA GTACCTGAGCCGTGTGTTTGGCATGCACCCAAAGGAAACCGCCAGACAGCTGAGCCTGGCTGTGAAGGACGGCCTGGTGGTGGAGACCCTGACTGTTGGCTGCAAGGGCTCCAAGGCCGGCATCGAGCAGGAGGGATACTGGCTGCCTGGGGATGAGATG GATCCGAAAGCCGAGGGAAGCAAG GACTGGGAGACCGAGAGCCACGATTGGTACTGCTTCGAGTGTCACCTGCCAGGCGACGTGCTCACGTGTGACAACTGCTTCCGGGTCTACCATCTCAAGTGTCTGTCGGAGGAGTTCAAGCCCAGAGACGGAGGATCTCCCTGGCAGTGTGTCGTCTGCAGG GGAAGTAAAAAGAAGAACTTGAACAAACAGGAGATGTGTAAATACCTGCGCTTCATTGTCCAGCGTATGAAGGAGAGG GCAGTGGACCTGAACAAAAAAGGCAAAGACACTAAACATCCCATGTACAGACGACTGATCCACACGGCACTGGATGTCACCAACATCCAAGAG AATCTGTCTGAAGGGAAGTATAAGAGTTTCGAGGAGTTCAAAGCAGACGCTCAGCTGATTGTTCACAACACTGCCATCCTGTACGGAG TTCACAGCGACCAGGCGGAGATTGCTCGGCTGCTCTTCAGTGACACGTGCCACGAG CTGAACGAGTTGTTGTTATGCAAGAACTGTTTCTACCTGTCAAACGCGCGGCCCGACAACTGGTTCTGCTATCCCTGT AGCCCCAGCCACGACCTGGTGTGGGCCAAGATGAAAGGTTTTGGCTACTGGCCAGCCAAAGTGCTCCAGAGAGAGGACAACCAGGTGGACGTACGCTTCTTTGGACATCAGCACCAGAG AGCGTGGATCCCCTCAGAGAACATCCAGGACATCAAGGTGAGCgtccagcagctgcaggtgaAGCGCAGCAATGGCTGGAAAAAAGCGTGCGAAGAGCTGGAGGTGTACCAGCGCTTCCTGAGGGAGGGACGCTTCTGGAAAACGAAGATGGAGGAAGGCTGCCCGCCACACCAACAGAACCAGAGtcagcggcagcagcaggaggagggcaGCGTGAGGACGGACAGACTGGAGCGGACAGACGAAGCCGAGTCCAGCATCTCCTCCACCAGCAATGAGCAGGTCCGCCAT ctcaAAGGCAGCCAAGAGCCCAAGGCAAAGAAAAGCCGTCGGAGTCACCTGGTTGAGCCCAAAGAGGAAGTCAGT GACCCGGAGCCGGAGATGGAGGCCGTCAGCTCCAGTCAGGAGATCCCGGTGTCCTCGGCGCCGCAGCAGCCAGAAAAACTGTCTGTGTCCACGCAGACCAAGAAGGCCAGCGGGGGGTCCCCGCGCACGCTGCACCGCGGCACCCAGACCAACACCGACGGCGCCTGTCAGAACATGTGCCACGAGAAGTACACCAAGGTCTTCAACGACGTCAAGGAGATGATGAAGGCCGACAACAAGAGGGAGACGGAGAGGGTCGTCAGGGAAGCTCTGGAGAAG CTCCGTgcagagatggaggaggagaaacgGCAGGCGGTGAATAAAGCGGTGGCTGGAGCTCAGGCGGAGATGGAGAGGAAATGTAAGCAGGTGAAGGAGAAGTGTAAAGAGGAGCTGGTGGAGGAGGTGAAGAAGCTGGTGGCCCAACACAAACAGCTCATCTCTCAGACCAAGAAGAAGCAGTGG TGTTATAACTGCGAGGAGGAGGCCATGTACCACTGCTGCTGGAACACCTCGTACTGCTCCATCAAGTGTCAGCAGGAGCACTGGCACGCCGACCACAAAAGAACCTGCCGCAGGAAGAGATGA
- the zmynd11 gene encoding zinc finger MYND domain-containing protein 11 isoform X1, with protein sequence MNKEIMSRVVKKRQADPKVVQYVWEAIEVIRNQKQIANMDRISKYLSRVFGMHPKETARQLSLAVKDGLVVETLTVGCKGSKAGIEQEGYWLPGDEMDPKAEGSKDWETESHDWYCFECHLPGDVLTCDNCFRVYHLKCLSEEFKPRDGGSPWQCVVCRVGAQTGSKKKNLNKQEMCKYLRFIVQRMKERAVDLNKKGKDTKHPMYRRLIHTALDVTNIQENLSEGKYKSFEEFKADAQLIVHNTAILYGVHSDQAEIARLLFSDTCHELNELLLCKNCFYLSNARPDNWFCYPCSPSHDLVWAKMKGFGYWPAKVLQREDNQVDVRFFGHQHQRAWIPSENIQDIKVSVQQLQVKRSNGWKKACEELEVYQRFLREGRFWKTKMEEGCPPHQQNQSQRQQQEEGSVRTDRLERTDEAESSISSTSNEQVRHLKGSQEPKAKKSRRSHLVEPKEEVSDPEPEMEAVSSSQEIPVSSAPQQPEKLSVSTQTKKASGGSPRTLHRGTQTNTDGACQNMCHEKYTKVFNDVKEMMKADNKRETERVVREALEKLRAEMEEEKRQAVNKAVAGAQAEMERKCKQVKEKCKEELVEEVKKLVAQHKQLISQTKKKQWCYNCEEEAMYHCCWNTSYCSIKCQQEHWHADHKRTCRRKR encoded by the exons ATGAATAAGGAAATCATGTCACGCGTGGTGAAGAAGAGGCAGGCGGACCCTAAGGTGGTCCAGTATGTCTGGGAGGCCATCGAGGTCATACGCAACCAGAAACAAATCGCAAACATGGACAGGATCTCAAA GTACCTGAGCCGTGTGTTTGGCATGCACCCAAAGGAAACCGCCAGACAGCTGAGCCTGGCTGTGAAGGACGGCCTGGTGGTGGAGACCCTGACTGTTGGCTGCAAGGGCTCCAAGGCCGGCATCGAGCAGGAGGGATACTGGCTGCCTGGGGATGAGATG GATCCGAAAGCCGAGGGAAGCAAG GACTGGGAGACCGAGAGCCACGATTGGTACTGCTTCGAGTGTCACCTGCCAGGCGACGTGCTCACGTGTGACAACTGCTTCCGGGTCTACCATCTCAAGTGTCTGTCGGAGGAGTTCAAGCCCAGAGACGGAGGATCTCCCTGGCAGTGTGTCGTCTGCAGGGTCGGTGCTCAAACA GGAAGTAAAAAGAAGAACTTGAACAAACAGGAGATGTGTAAATACCTGCGCTTCATTGTCCAGCGTATGAAGGAGAGG GCAGTGGACCTGAACAAAAAAGGCAAAGACACTAAACATCCCATGTACAGACGACTGATCCACACGGCACTGGATGTCACCAACATCCAAGAG AATCTGTCTGAAGGGAAGTATAAGAGTTTCGAGGAGTTCAAAGCAGACGCTCAGCTGATTGTTCACAACACTGCCATCCTGTACGGAG TTCACAGCGACCAGGCGGAGATTGCTCGGCTGCTCTTCAGTGACACGTGCCACGAG CTGAACGAGTTGTTGTTATGCAAGAACTGTTTCTACCTGTCAAACGCGCGGCCCGACAACTGGTTCTGCTATCCCTGT AGCCCCAGCCACGACCTGGTGTGGGCCAAGATGAAAGGTTTTGGCTACTGGCCAGCCAAAGTGCTCCAGAGAGAGGACAACCAGGTGGACGTACGCTTCTTTGGACATCAGCACCAGAG AGCGTGGATCCCCTCAGAGAACATCCAGGACATCAAGGTGAGCgtccagcagctgcaggtgaAGCGCAGCAATGGCTGGAAAAAAGCGTGCGAAGAGCTGGAGGTGTACCAGCGCTTCCTGAGGGAGGGACGCTTCTGGAAAACGAAGATGGAGGAAGGCTGCCCGCCACACCAACAGAACCAGAGtcagcggcagcagcaggaggagggcaGCGTGAGGACGGACAGACTGGAGCGGACAGACGAAGCCGAGTCCAGCATCTCCTCCACCAGCAATGAGCAGGTCCGCCAT ctcaAAGGCAGCCAAGAGCCCAAGGCAAAGAAAAGCCGTCGGAGTCACCTGGTTGAGCCCAAAGAGGAAGTCAGT GACCCGGAGCCGGAGATGGAGGCCGTCAGCTCCAGTCAGGAGATCCCGGTGTCCTCGGCGCCGCAGCAGCCAGAAAAACTGTCTGTGTCCACGCAGACCAAGAAGGCCAGCGGGGGGTCCCCGCGCACGCTGCACCGCGGCACCCAGACCAACACCGACGGCGCCTGTCAGAACATGTGCCACGAGAAGTACACCAAGGTCTTCAACGACGTCAAGGAGATGATGAAGGCCGACAACAAGAGGGAGACGGAGAGGGTCGTCAGGGAAGCTCTGGAGAAG CTCCGTgcagagatggaggaggagaaacgGCAGGCGGTGAATAAAGCGGTGGCTGGAGCTCAGGCGGAGATGGAGAGGAAATGTAAGCAGGTGAAGGAGAAGTGTAAAGAGGAGCTGGTGGAGGAGGTGAAGAAGCTGGTGGCCCAACACAAACAGCTCATCTCTCAGACCAAGAAGAAGCAGTGG TGTTATAACTGCGAGGAGGAGGCCATGTACCACTGCTGCTGGAACACCTCGTACTGCTCCATCAAGTGTCAGCAGGAGCACTGGCACGCCGACCACAAAAGAACCTGCCGCAGGAAGAGATGA
- the zmynd11 gene encoding zinc finger MYND domain-containing protein 11 isoform X2, whose translation MNKEIMSRVVKKRQADPKVVQYVWEAIEVIRNQKQIANMDRISKYLSRVFGMHPKETARQLSLAVKDGLVVETLTVGCKGSKAGIEQEGYWLPGDEMDPKAEGSKDWETESHDWYCFECHLPGDVLTCDNCFRVYHLKCLSEEFKPRDGGSPWQCVVCRVGAQTGSKKKNLNKQEMCKYLRFIVQRMKERAVDLNKKGKDTKHPMYRRLIHTALDVTNIQENLSEGKYKSFEEFKADAQLIVHNTAILYGVHSDQAEIARLLFSDTCHELNELLLCKNCFYLSNARPDNWFCYPCSPSHDLVWAKMKGFGYWPAKVLQREDNQVDVRFFGHQHQRAWIPSENIQDIKVSVQQLQVKRSNGWKKACEELEVYQRFLREGRFWKTKMEEGCPPHQQNQSQRQQQEEGSVRTDRLERTDEAESSISSTSNEQLKGSQEPKAKKSRRSHLVEPKEEVSDPEPEMEAVSSSQEIPVSSAPQQPEKLSVSTQTKKASGGSPRTLHRGTQTNTDGACQNMCHEKYTKVFNDVKEMMKADNKRETERVVREALEKLRAEMEEEKRQAVNKAVAGAQAEMERKCKQVKEKCKEELVEEVKKLVAQHKQLISQTKKKQWCYNCEEEAMYHCCWNTSYCSIKCQQEHWHADHKRTCRRKR comes from the exons ATGAATAAGGAAATCATGTCACGCGTGGTGAAGAAGAGGCAGGCGGACCCTAAGGTGGTCCAGTATGTCTGGGAGGCCATCGAGGTCATACGCAACCAGAAACAAATCGCAAACATGGACAGGATCTCAAA GTACCTGAGCCGTGTGTTTGGCATGCACCCAAAGGAAACCGCCAGACAGCTGAGCCTGGCTGTGAAGGACGGCCTGGTGGTGGAGACCCTGACTGTTGGCTGCAAGGGCTCCAAGGCCGGCATCGAGCAGGAGGGATACTGGCTGCCTGGGGATGAGATG GATCCGAAAGCCGAGGGAAGCAAG GACTGGGAGACCGAGAGCCACGATTGGTACTGCTTCGAGTGTCACCTGCCAGGCGACGTGCTCACGTGTGACAACTGCTTCCGGGTCTACCATCTCAAGTGTCTGTCGGAGGAGTTCAAGCCCAGAGACGGAGGATCTCCCTGGCAGTGTGTCGTCTGCAGGGTCGGTGCTCAAACA GGAAGTAAAAAGAAGAACTTGAACAAACAGGAGATGTGTAAATACCTGCGCTTCATTGTCCAGCGTATGAAGGAGAGG GCAGTGGACCTGAACAAAAAAGGCAAAGACACTAAACATCCCATGTACAGACGACTGATCCACACGGCACTGGATGTCACCAACATCCAAGAG AATCTGTCTGAAGGGAAGTATAAGAGTTTCGAGGAGTTCAAAGCAGACGCTCAGCTGATTGTTCACAACACTGCCATCCTGTACGGAG TTCACAGCGACCAGGCGGAGATTGCTCGGCTGCTCTTCAGTGACACGTGCCACGAG CTGAACGAGTTGTTGTTATGCAAGAACTGTTTCTACCTGTCAAACGCGCGGCCCGACAACTGGTTCTGCTATCCCTGT AGCCCCAGCCACGACCTGGTGTGGGCCAAGATGAAAGGTTTTGGCTACTGGCCAGCCAAAGTGCTCCAGAGAGAGGACAACCAGGTGGACGTACGCTTCTTTGGACATCAGCACCAGAG AGCGTGGATCCCCTCAGAGAACATCCAGGACATCAAGGTGAGCgtccagcagctgcaggtgaAGCGCAGCAATGGCTGGAAAAAAGCGTGCGAAGAGCTGGAGGTGTACCAGCGCTTCCTGAGGGAGGGACGCTTCTGGAAAACGAAGATGGAGGAAGGCTGCCCGCCACACCAACAGAACCAGAGtcagcggcagcagcaggaggagggcaGCGTGAGGACGGACAGACTGGAGCGGACAGACGAAGCCGAGTCCAGCATCTCCTCCACCAGCAATGAGCAG ctcaAAGGCAGCCAAGAGCCCAAGGCAAAGAAAAGCCGTCGGAGTCACCTGGTTGAGCCCAAAGAGGAAGTCAGT GACCCGGAGCCGGAGATGGAGGCCGTCAGCTCCAGTCAGGAGATCCCGGTGTCCTCGGCGCCGCAGCAGCCAGAAAAACTGTCTGTGTCCACGCAGACCAAGAAGGCCAGCGGGGGGTCCCCGCGCACGCTGCACCGCGGCACCCAGACCAACACCGACGGCGCCTGTCAGAACATGTGCCACGAGAAGTACACCAAGGTCTTCAACGACGTCAAGGAGATGATGAAGGCCGACAACAAGAGGGAGACGGAGAGGGTCGTCAGGGAAGCTCTGGAGAAG CTCCGTgcagagatggaggaggagaaacgGCAGGCGGTGAATAAAGCGGTGGCTGGAGCTCAGGCGGAGATGGAGAGGAAATGTAAGCAGGTGAAGGAGAAGTGTAAAGAGGAGCTGGTGGAGGAGGTGAAGAAGCTGGTGGCCCAACACAAACAGCTCATCTCTCAGACCAAGAAGAAGCAGTGG TGTTATAACTGCGAGGAGGAGGCCATGTACCACTGCTGCTGGAACACCTCGTACTGCTCCATCAAGTGTCAGCAGGAGCACTGGCACGCCGACCACAAAAGAACCTGCCGCAGGAAGAGATGA